A genomic window from Triticum urartu cultivar G1812 chromosome 7, Tu2.1, whole genome shotgun sequence includes:
- the LOC125523437 gene encoding uncharacterized protein LOC125523437, which yields MDMEMERMMGCQIPAFGLWNYCSDLPITQYFDLAMQARLLKRHRRCCDAGGGLVLFGASPSPRKPPQIKVIRREVGEKQSDGGELGGGVTGRAAAAGATKRVAAAGAVDEDLYKVPRPLAYQKPRKMRKVVWSLWIGCLGLDCIA from the exons ATGGACATGGAGATGGAG AGGATGATGGGGTGCCAGATCCCGGCGTTCGGGCTGTGGAACTACTGCAGCGACCTGCCCATCACGCAGTACTTCGACCTCGCCATGCAGGCCAGGCTGCTCAAGCGCCACCGCCGCTGCTGCGACGCCGGCGGCGGCCTCGTGCTCTTCGGCGCCTCGCCGTCTCCACGCAAGCCGCCCCAGATCAAG GTGATAAGGAGAGAAGTCGGGGAGAAGCAGAGCGACGGCGGCGAGCTGGGCGGCGGCGTGACCGGGAGGGCGGCTGCTGCCGGCGCGACGAAGCGCGTGGCTGCTGCCGGGGCGGTGGACGAGGATCTCTACAAGGTGCCACGGCCGCTCGCCTACCAAAAACCTCGAAAG ATGAGGAAGGTGGTGTGGAGCTTGTGGATTGGGTGCCTGGGGCTTGACTGCATTGCCTAA
- the LOC125522184 gene encoding reticulon-like protein B17 isoform X2 — protein sequence MEIEIEPDSPAPMPPSGDIAVADGTATLSPPPSRPQGPASPSPSLSPRDDVPPLSSPRNSPTRRRRSKPLRAAVVDQGAGAVGSPRRKRRGAGEPRAAASPGKNVRRARRRLDNDGGRELTANEAADEEAAGKTQRRKTAAQPLAAVKEKKGSSLALVPYPPINPTRGAENVEQFDWEGLWERVVDLVMWKNVGRSAFWFGSGSMLFVSSSFSRDVNFSPIKILCHFGVVTLVLAFFKDSIPQRQNTEQVRSFQLTEEDVLRVGRAVLPIANSLISMSRVIFSGDPSMTLKVFPVLLFGAKYGHLFTVWRLLATGFFGCFTLPRLYSCYSSHIHEKVEGLNARILNAWKSCPRKKLVAAAAVTTFWNLVSVKTRVMAAFVSAVALRYHYQYGRSSRNSEGVMRRQQQQEAMVLED from the exons ATGGAGATCGAAATAGAGCCCGACTCCCCTGCTCCCATGCCGCCCTCCGGCGACATCGCGGTCGCCGACGGGACCGCGACTCTCTCTCCGCCACCGTCGCGGCCACAGGGCCCCGCGTCGCCGTCACCGTCCCTCTCTCCTCGGGATGACGTGccccccctctcctctccccgcAACAGCCCCACCCGGCGCCGCCGCTCTAAGCCTCTTCGCGCCGCGGTCGTCGACCAAGGCGCGGGTGCCGTCGGGTCTCCGCGAAGGAAGCGCCGCGGGGCGGGGGAGCCGCGCGCGGCCGCGTCGCCCGGGAAGAACGTGaggcgggcgcggcggcggctggacAACGATGGCGGGAGGGAGTTGACGGCGAACGAGGCCGCCGATGAGGAAGCGGCGGGTAAGACCCAGAGAAGAAAGACCGCAGCGCAGCCTCTGGCAGCCGTGAAGGAGAAGAAGGGTTCCAGCTTGGCTTTGGTGCCTTACCCTCCCATCAATCCAACCCGAG GTGCAGAGAATGTAGAACAGTTTGATTGGGAAGGTCTTTGGGAAAGGGTTGTTGACTTGGTGATGTGGAAGAATGTTGGGAGATCAGCATTTTGGTTCGGCTCTGGGTCCATGCTTTTCGTCTCTTCTTCCTTTTCAAGAGACGTCAATTTCAG TCCAATCAAGATACTTTGCCATTTTGGTGTTGTGACGTTGGTCTTAGCTTTCTTCAAAGATTCCATTCCTCAGAG GCAGAACACTGAACAAGTAAGGAGTTTCCAGTTGACTGAGGAAGATGTGCTCCGGGTTGGCCGAGCTGTCCTGCCAATTGCTAACTCTCTCATATCTATGTCCCGAGTGATCTTCTCTGGTGATCCATCCATGACTCTGAAA GTGTTTCCTGTTCTTCTATTTGGTGCTAAGTATGGCCATCTGTTCACAGTATGGAGGCTTCTAGCAACAG GATTCTTTGGTTGTTTTACACTCCCAAGACTCTATAGCTGCTATTCAAGTCATATTCATGAAAAAG TTGAAGGTTTGAATGCCCGGATTCTGAATGCATGGAAGTCCTGTCCCCGCAAGAAACTTGTTGCAGCTGCTGCAGTGACGACTTTCTGGAACTTGGTTAGTGTGAAGACACGTGTAATGGCTG CCTTCGTTTCCGCGGTAGCGCTGCGCTACCACTATCAGTATGGACGAAGTAGCAGGAATTCAGAGGGGGTAATGCGGCGACAGCAGCAGCAAGAAGCAATGGTTCTCGAAGACTGA
- the LOC125522184 gene encoding reticulon-like protein B17 isoform X1 yields the protein MEIEIEPDSPAPMPPSGDIAVADGTATLSPPPSRPQGPASPSPSLSPRDDVPPLSSPRNSPTRRRRSKPLRAAVVDQGAGAVGSPRRKRRGAGEPRAAASPGKNVRRARRRLDNDGGRELTANEAADEEAAGKTQRRKTAAQPLAAVKEKKGSSLALVPYPPINPTRGAENVEQFDWEGLWERVVDLVMWKNVGRSAFWFGSGSMLFVSSSFSRDVNFSPIKILCHFGVVTLVLAFFKDSIPQSCNRQNTEQVRSFQLTEEDVLRVGRAVLPIANSLISMSRVIFSGDPSMTLKVFPVLLFGAKYGHLFTVWRLLATGFFGCFTLPRLYSCYSSHIHEKVEGLNARILNAWKSCPRKKLVAAAAVTTFWNLVSVKTRVMAAFVSAVALRYHYQYGRSSRNSEGVMRRQQQQEAMVLED from the exons ATGGAGATCGAAATAGAGCCCGACTCCCCTGCTCCCATGCCGCCCTCCGGCGACATCGCGGTCGCCGACGGGACCGCGACTCTCTCTCCGCCACCGTCGCGGCCACAGGGCCCCGCGTCGCCGTCACCGTCCCTCTCTCCTCGGGATGACGTGccccccctctcctctccccgcAACAGCCCCACCCGGCGCCGCCGCTCTAAGCCTCTTCGCGCCGCGGTCGTCGACCAAGGCGCGGGTGCCGTCGGGTCTCCGCGAAGGAAGCGCCGCGGGGCGGGGGAGCCGCGCGCGGCCGCGTCGCCCGGGAAGAACGTGaggcgggcgcggcggcggctggacAACGATGGCGGGAGGGAGTTGACGGCGAACGAGGCCGCCGATGAGGAAGCGGCGGGTAAGACCCAGAGAAGAAAGACCGCAGCGCAGCCTCTGGCAGCCGTGAAGGAGAAGAAGGGTTCCAGCTTGGCTTTGGTGCCTTACCCTCCCATCAATCCAACCCGAG GTGCAGAGAATGTAGAACAGTTTGATTGGGAAGGTCTTTGGGAAAGGGTTGTTGACTTGGTGATGTGGAAGAATGTTGGGAGATCAGCATTTTGGTTCGGCTCTGGGTCCATGCTTTTCGTCTCTTCTTCCTTTTCAAGAGACGTCAATTTCAG TCCAATCAAGATACTTTGCCATTTTGGTGTTGTGACGTTGGTCTTAGCTTTCTTCAAAGATTCCATTCCTCAGAG CTGTAACAGGCAGAACACTGAACAAGTAAGGAGTTTCCAGTTGACTGAGGAAGATGTGCTCCGGGTTGGCCGAGCTGTCCTGCCAATTGCTAACTCTCTCATATCTATGTCCCGAGTGATCTTCTCTGGTGATCCATCCATGACTCTGAAA GTGTTTCCTGTTCTTCTATTTGGTGCTAAGTATGGCCATCTGTTCACAGTATGGAGGCTTCTAGCAACAG GATTCTTTGGTTGTTTTACACTCCCAAGACTCTATAGCTGCTATTCAAGTCATATTCATGAAAAAG TTGAAGGTTTGAATGCCCGGATTCTGAATGCATGGAAGTCCTGTCCCCGCAAGAAACTTGTTGCAGCTGCTGCAGTGACGACTTTCTGGAACTTGGTTAGTGTGAAGACACGTGTAATGGCTG CCTTCGTTTCCGCGGTAGCGCTGCGCTACCACTATCAGTATGGACGAAGTAGCAGGAATTCAGAGGGGGTAATGCGGCGACAGCAGCAGCAAGAAGCAATGGTTCTCGAAGACTGA